One segment of Micromonospora sp. M71_S20 DNA contains the following:
- a CDS encoding acyl-CoA dehydrogenase family protein yields the protein MDFQLAEDQVTVNDLARDVFSRNGDPQRLFEVEAGQDRFDRVLHRDLAESGVLGLLVPEEHGGAGLGLWEVAGIFVEQGRTLGTVPLWETLVGGVLPLVRYGDAKQQAEWLPRVAAGDTVLTVAVDDLADARPYGARVRARSGAGPGGGGITLSGTAVGVRSAHLADAIVVPATDEEGTVGLYLVPTAGAGARRDTFERTDRGLASDVHLDGAAAELLAEGPGEDRIDWLLRQVWIAVAALQSGISQAAVRQAADYTSGREQFGVPIATFQAVAHQIADCHIDTEAMEVTYLNALWRETTARPPRAAVHVAKYWAAEAGDRVARTVQHVHGGIGADVTYPIHRYMLWTTQLANTAGSGAWHLQQLADLVDAGEQL from the coding sequence ATGGACTTCCAGCTCGCCGAGGACCAGGTCACAGTCAACGACCTGGCGCGCGACGTCTTCTCGCGCAACGGCGACCCGCAGCGCCTCTTCGAGGTCGAGGCCGGGCAGGACCGCTTCGACCGCGTCCTGCACCGCGACCTGGCCGAGTCCGGCGTCCTCGGGCTGCTCGTACCCGAGGAACACGGCGGCGCCGGGCTGGGCCTGTGGGAGGTCGCCGGGATCTTCGTCGAGCAGGGGCGCACGCTGGGCACCGTACCGCTGTGGGAGACCCTCGTCGGCGGCGTCCTGCCGTTGGTGCGCTACGGCGACGCCAAGCAGCAGGCCGAGTGGCTGCCCCGCGTCGCCGCCGGGGACACGGTCCTCACCGTGGCCGTCGACGACCTGGCCGACGCCCGGCCGTACGGCGCCCGCGTCCGCGCGCGGTCCGGCGCCGGGCCCGGCGGTGGGGGGATCACCCTGAGCGGCACCGCGGTCGGCGTCCGCTCGGCGCACCTCGCCGACGCGATCGTCGTCCCGGCCACCGACGAGGAGGGTACGGTCGGGCTCTACCTCGTGCCGACCGCCGGCGCGGGGGCGCGCCGCGACACCTTCGAGCGCACCGACCGGGGGCTCGCCTCCGACGTGCACCTCGACGGCGCCGCCGCGGAGCTGCTCGCCGAAGGTCCGGGGGAGGACCGGATCGACTGGCTGCTGCGCCAGGTCTGGATCGCCGTGGCCGCCCTGCAGAGCGGCATCAGCCAGGCCGCCGTGCGGCAGGCCGCCGACTACACCTCCGGGCGCGAGCAGTTCGGTGTGCCGATCGCGACCTTCCAGGCCGTCGCCCACCAGATCGCCGACTGCCACATCGACACCGAGGCGATGGAGGTCACCTACCTCAACGCCCTCTGGCGCGAGACGACCGCCCGGCCGCCCCGCGCGGCCGTACACGTCGCGAAGTACTGGGCCGCCGAGGCGGGCGACCGCGTCGCGCGCACCGTGCAGCACGTGCACGGCGGCATCGGTGCCGACGTCACCTATCCGATCCACCGCTACATGCTCTGGACCACCCAGCTGGCCAACACCGCCGGCTCGGGAGCCTGGCACCTGCAGCAGCTCGCGGACCTCGTCGACGCGGGGGAGCAGCTGTGA
- a CDS encoding acyl-CoA dehydrogenase family protein produces the protein MYLEYTPEHRELSRELRAYFARLLTPEVREALGGTNEDRPAYREIIRQIGRDGLLGLGWPKEFGGQGRPAIDQYILFDEINRAQAPFPFVTINNIGPMLMRYGTEEQKRTYLPGMLTGDVIFAIGYSEPGSGTDLASLSAKAEATPEGGWVVNGQKVFTSGVSQADFVWMAVRTDPDAPKHKGITILIVPTSDPGFSCTPIATSGITHTNASYYEDVRVGPEALVGEVNGGWRLITGQLGHERVGLAAMGGRTEQLWTDVAAWAAEPDADGIRVLDKPWVRTELARDYAELTAMRLLNWKIAVVAEGQNPAPAAASVAKVYGTETHDRVCRNLVSVVGPRATRRPGAPDAVLGGQLEAYTRGSYINTFGGGTNEVLRDMIAVAGLGMPRKGRSA, from the coding sequence ATGTACCTGGAGTACACCCCGGAGCATCGAGAGCTGAGCCGGGAGCTGCGCGCCTACTTCGCGCGCCTGCTCACGCCCGAGGTCCGCGAGGCGCTCGGCGGCACCAACGAGGACCGCCCGGCCTACCGCGAGATCATCCGTCAGATCGGCAGGGACGGCCTGCTCGGGCTCGGTTGGCCCAAGGAGTTCGGCGGCCAGGGTCGCCCGGCGATCGACCAGTACATCCTCTTCGACGAGATCAACCGCGCCCAGGCGCCGTTCCCCTTCGTCACCATCAACAACATCGGCCCGATGCTCATGCGCTACGGCACCGAGGAGCAGAAGCGCACCTACCTGCCGGGCATGCTCACCGGCGACGTCATCTTCGCCATCGGCTACAGCGAGCCGGGCTCCGGCACCGACCTCGCCTCGCTGAGCGCCAAGGCCGAGGCCACGCCCGAGGGCGGCTGGGTCGTCAACGGCCAGAAGGTCTTCACCAGCGGCGTCAGCCAGGCCGACTTCGTCTGGATGGCCGTGCGCACCGACCCCGACGCCCCGAAGCACAAGGGCATCACCATTCTCATCGTGCCGACCTCGGACCCCGGCTTCAGCTGCACGCCGATCGCCACCAGCGGCATCACCCACACCAACGCCTCCTACTACGAGGACGTGCGCGTCGGCCCCGAGGCCCTCGTCGGCGAGGTCAACGGCGGCTGGCGCCTCATCACCGGCCAGCTCGGTCACGAGCGGGTGGGCCTGGCCGCCATGGGTGGGCGCACCGAGCAGCTGTGGACCGACGTCGCCGCGTGGGCCGCCGAGCCCGACGCCGACGGGATCCGCGTCCTCGACAAGCCGTGGGTGCGCACGGAGCTGGCCCGCGACTACGCCGAGCTGACCGCGATGCGCCTGCTCAACTGGAAGATCGCCGTCGTCGCGGAGGGCCAGAACCCGGCCCCCGCCGCCGCGTCGGTCGCGAAGGTCTACGGCACGGAGACCCACGACCGGGTCTGCCGCAACCTCGTCTCCGTCGTCGGGCCCCGCGCGACCCGGCGCCCCGGCGCCCCGGACGCCGTCCTCGGCGGACAGCTCGAGGCATACACCCGCGGCTCCTACATCAACACCTTCGGCGGCGGCACCAACGAGGTGCTGCGCGACATGATCGCGGTCGCCGGCCTCGGCATGCCGAGGAAGGGACGGTCCGCATGA
- a CDS encoding MaoC/PaaZ C-terminal domain-containing protein, producing MSGTQITIGQVSVGDTLPELEIPLTRTLIVAGALATRDYEDVHHDPAQAERRGTPDTYMSINNTNGLVGRYVTDWAGPAARMVRLSTRLGVPNFPGDAMRLTGEVVGVEEDTVRVAVRGTNSKGAHAVSEVTVRLPRGTEQ from the coding sequence GTGAGCGGCACGCAGATCACCATCGGGCAGGTGAGCGTCGGCGACACGCTGCCGGAGCTCGAGATCCCGCTGACCCGGACCCTCATCGTCGCCGGCGCCCTCGCGACCCGCGACTACGAGGACGTGCACCACGACCCGGCCCAGGCCGAGCGTCGCGGCACCCCCGACACCTACATGAGCATCAACAACACCAACGGGCTCGTCGGCCGCTACGTCACCGACTGGGCCGGCCCCGCCGCGCGCATGGTGCGCCTGAGCACCCGCCTCGGGGTGCCGAACTTCCCGGGTGACGCGATGCGGCTGACCGGAGAGGTCGTCGGCGTCGAAGAGGACACCGTGCGCGTCGCGGTGCGTGGCACGAACAGCAAGGGCGCGCACGCCGTCTCCGAGGTGACCGTGCGCCTGCCCCGCGGAACGGAGCAGTGA
- a CDS encoding lipid-transfer protein: MTSNFLSGRTAIVGIGATEFSKDSGRSELQLAGEAVSAALADAGLSPADVDGMTTFTMETNPENLVARSLGIPELKFFSRIPYGGGGACAPVQQAAMAVASGVADVVVAYRAFNERSGVRFGLGPPPAKTQATSDNEYRSWVNPYGLLTPAQHTAMFARRYMHEYGATSEDYGRVAVLARKHAANNPRAWFHGKPLTLEEHQASRWIAEPLHLFDCCQETDGGQAMVVVSAERAKDLPATPAYIVGAAQGMGPDQYQMVSYYREDLTRIPEVELCARQLWAQSGLGPADMDAAILYDHFTPYVLNQLEEYGFCGRGEAKDFIADGNLEVTGSLPTNTHGGQIGEAYLHGTNGVAEGVRLVRGTSTNQPDGVRNVLVTAGVGVPTSALILSAEG; the protein is encoded by the coding sequence GTGACGTCCAACTTCCTGTCGGGGCGCACCGCGATCGTCGGCATCGGCGCGACGGAGTTCTCCAAGGACTCCGGCCGCAGCGAGCTGCAGTTGGCCGGCGAGGCCGTCTCGGCCGCCCTGGCCGACGCGGGCCTGAGCCCCGCCGACGTCGACGGCATGACGACCTTCACCATGGAGACCAACCCGGAGAACCTGGTCGCCCGCAGCCTGGGCATCCCCGAACTGAAGTTCTTCTCCCGGATCCCCTACGGCGGTGGCGGCGCCTGCGCCCCCGTCCAGCAGGCCGCCATGGCCGTCGCGAGCGGCGTCGCCGACGTCGTCGTGGCCTACCGCGCCTTCAACGAGCGCTCCGGCGTCCGCTTCGGGCTGGGGCCGCCGCCGGCGAAGACCCAGGCCACCTCGGACAACGAGTACCGCTCCTGGGTCAACCCGTACGGCCTGCTCACCCCGGCCCAGCACACCGCGATGTTCGCCCGTCGCTACATGCACGAGTACGGCGCGACCAGCGAGGACTACGGTCGCGTCGCCGTGCTCGCCCGCAAGCACGCCGCGAACAACCCCAGGGCGTGGTTCCACGGCAAGCCGCTCACCCTCGAGGAGCACCAGGCCTCCCGCTGGATCGCCGAGCCACTGCACCTGTTCGACTGCTGCCAGGAGACCGACGGCGGCCAGGCGATGGTCGTCGTCAGCGCCGAGCGCGCCAAGGACCTGCCCGCCACCCCGGCCTACATCGTCGGGGCGGCCCAGGGCATGGGACCGGACCAGTACCAGATGGTCAGCTACTACCGCGAGGACCTGACCCGGATTCCCGAGGTCGAGCTCTGCGCCCGGCAGCTGTGGGCCCAGTCGGGCCTCGGACCCGCCGACATGGACGCGGCGATCCTCTACGACCACTTCACCCCGTACGTGCTCAACCAGCTCGAGGAGTACGGCTTCTGCGGTCGCGGTGAGGCCAAGGACTTCATCGCCGACGGCAACCTCGAGGTCACCGGCTCGCTGCCGACCAACACCCACGGTGGCCAGATCGGTGAGGCCTACCTGCACGGCACGAACGGCGTCGCGGAGGGCGTCCGCCTCGTCCGGGGGACCTCGACCAACCAGCCCGACGGCGTACGCAACGTCCTCGTGACGGCGGGCGTCGGGGTCCCGACCAGCGCACTGATCCTCTCCGCGGAGGGCTGA
- a CDS encoding ABC transporter permease — MSTNRPPASPVPGSESPDVGVPGDGLTETVLTEVPTAAIGTGAPEPVAAPGILKSIVRRPTTIVAGAFLLVLTLIAIFAPALAPYDPDVQDLLQRLKPPSAEHWLGTDDYGRDVLSRLIFGARVSLWAALQAAAVALVLGLPLGMIAGYRGGWVDTILTRVMDALMSAPSLVLAITIVAVLGSGITNAMLAIGLVMAPRFFRVARAGTMDVRHETYIEASIALGCSTLRTAVRHVLPNVLPPIILVISVSLGSAVAAEASLSFLGLGVTAPTASWGSMLSTASSNMRLAPYLVWPPGVMIFLAVLAFTYVGDGVRRALVRTRSGN, encoded by the coding sequence ATGAGCACGAACCGGCCCCCCGCGTCCCCGGTGCCGGGGAGCGAATCACCCGACGTCGGCGTGCCCGGCGACGGCCTCACCGAGACCGTCCTCACCGAGGTGCCCACGGCGGCCATCGGTACGGGTGCCCCGGAGCCGGTCGCCGCCCCCGGCATCCTCAAGAGCATCGTGCGTCGCCCCACGACGATCGTGGCCGGTGCCTTCCTGCTCGTGCTGACCCTCATCGCGATCTTCGCACCGGCCCTGGCGCCGTACGACCCCGACGTGCAGGACCTGTTGCAGCGGCTCAAGCCGCCGAGTGCCGAGCACTGGCTGGGGACCGACGACTACGGCCGGGACGTGCTGAGCCGGCTCATCTTCGGGGCGCGGGTCTCGCTCTGGGCGGCGCTGCAGGCCGCGGCCGTCGCGCTCGTGCTCGGCCTGCCCCTCGGCATGATCGCGGGCTACCGCGGCGGCTGGGTCGACACGATCCTCACCCGCGTCATGGACGCGCTCATGAGCGCTCCGTCGCTCGTGCTGGCCATCACCATCGTCGCCGTCCTCGGCTCCGGCATCACCAACGCGATGCTCGCCATCGGCCTGGTCATGGCACCGCGCTTCTTCCGGGTGGCCCGCGCCGGCACGATGGACGTGCGGCACGAGACCTACATCGAGGCCTCGATCGCCCTGGGCTGCAGCACCCTGCGTACCGCGGTGCGGCACGTGCTGCCCAACGTGCTGCCGCCGATCATCCTCGTCATCTCGGTGTCGTTGGGCAGCGCCGTCGCGGCCGAGGCGAGCCTGAGCTTCCTCGGGCTGGGCGTCACGGCCCCCACGGCCAGTTGGGGCTCGATGCTCTCGACGGCCTCGTCGAACATGCGTCTCGCGCCGTACCTCGTCTGGCCGCCCGGCGTGATGATCTTCCTCGCCGTCCTCGCCTTCACCTACGTCGGTGACGGTGTCCGTCGCGCCCTCGTGCGCACCCGGTCGGGCAACTGA
- a CDS encoding ABC transporter permease: protein MLRYAGRRLLAAIPLLFVVPLLVFVLIEFAPGDPAAVLAGDEPTPERVEAIREELNLNDPVLLRYLMWIGDVVRGDLGTSFLSDQTVTELLTRRMATTMSLVLVAMIFAIVLGATLALVATLRSGGIVDRVVNWFASISIAIPGFWFGLVLASVFAVGLQMFPAFGYQPLSDGFWPWLSHLILPGIALGLLPAAEVTLQLRSALGQVMRTDYILNAEAKGLSRASVVFKHSLKNACIPVITVLGFRVAEVLAGSVTIEMIYNMPGLGRTAVEAVQGRDVPVLLGFVLFSTTIVVLVNLIVDISYGYFNPKVRS from the coding sequence ATGCTCCGCTACGCCGGCAGGCGACTACTCGCGGCAATACCCCTGCTGTTCGTCGTCCCGCTGCTCGTGTTCGTCCTGATCGAGTTCGCCCCGGGGGACCCGGCCGCCGTCCTCGCCGGTGACGAACCGACCCCGGAACGCGTCGAGGCGATCCGCGAGGAACTCAACCTCAACGATCCGGTCCTCCTGCGCTACCTCATGTGGATCGGCGACGTCGTCCGCGGCGACCTCGGCACGTCCTTCCTCTCGGACCAGACCGTGACCGAGCTGCTGACGCGGCGGATGGCCACGACGATGTCGCTGGTGCTCGTCGCGATGATCTTCGCCATCGTGCTCGGGGCCACCCTGGCGCTCGTGGCCACGCTGCGCTCCGGCGGCATCGTCGACCGGGTCGTCAACTGGTTCGCCTCGATCTCGATCGCCATCCCGGGCTTCTGGTTCGGCCTGGTGCTCGCCTCGGTCTTCGCGGTGGGGCTGCAGATGTTTCCGGCGTTCGGCTACCAACCGCTCTCCGACGGCTTCTGGCCGTGGCTCTCGCACCTCATCCTGCCCGGCATCGCTCTCGGTCTGCTTCCCGCCGCCGAGGTGACCCTGCAGCTGCGCTCGGCGCTCGGGCAGGTCATGAGGACCGACTACATCCTCAACGCCGAGGCCAAGGGTCTGTCGCGCGCCAGCGTCGTGTTCAAGCACTCCCTGAAGAACGCGTGCATCCCCGTCATCACCGTCCTCGGCTTCCGCGTCGCGGAGGTCCTCGCCGGATCGGTGACCATCGAGATGATCTACAACATGCCGGGCCTCGGGCGCACCGCCGTCGAGGCCGTGCAGGGGCGCGACGTGCCGGTGCTGCTCGGCTTCGTCCTGTTCAGCACCACGATCGTCGTGCTCGTCAACCTCATCGTCGACATCTCCTACGGCTACTTCAACCCGAAGGTGCGGTCATGA
- a CDS encoding AMP-binding protein has protein sequence MTTQTSVARISGPAVFGDVVRGRTGDDHPGLLFEGRTISWGQVVQEAADRAAALADVPRPEDRPLHLGVLLENTPDHVYWICAAALSGATVVGINPTRRGAELAHDVRHTDCDLLITEDRLAGLVDGLDLGIPAGQVRNIDSPEYAAWLARHAGAPVPTDEVDPGANLLLLFSSGSTGAPKAVICSHRRLAAVSEALLARTELTRDSVSYLSMPLFHGNAVMLNLGPAMVCGATICMVRRFSASGFVRDVHEHGVTYFNYVGRALAYVLAQPVDPRDATSTLRRAVGTEASAADIARFTRRFGAVISEGYGSSEGVMRINRTPETPDEALGVAVAGAEIKVMNEATGLECPPARLDGTGRLVNAEEAIGQLVGVGMAARFEGYYKNPEAAAERVRGEDFWSGDLAYRDADGYFYFAGRSSDWIRVDSENFAAGPAERIIERWDRVAVAPVFAVPDPRTGDQVMCALQLRGGASFDPEAFTAFLDEQADLGTKWRPRFVRIVTEIPTTGNSKVAKQVLRRAAWVTTDPVYVRDGASTAYRPLTTADVQELEKQFADNGRTALLPAT, from the coding sequence ATGACGACTCAGACTTCGGTAGCCCGAATCTCGGGACCCGCCGTCTTCGGCGACGTCGTACGCGGGCGCACGGGTGACGATCATCCGGGGCTCCTCTTCGAGGGCCGCACCATCTCGTGGGGCCAGGTCGTGCAGGAAGCCGCCGACCGGGCCGCCGCCCTGGCCGACGTGCCCCGGCCCGAGGACAGGCCGCTGCACCTGGGGGTGCTCCTGGAGAACACCCCCGACCACGTGTACTGGATCTGCGCGGCCGCGCTGTCCGGCGCCACCGTCGTCGGGATCAACCCGACCCGACGCGGCGCCGAGCTGGCCCACGACGTGCGGCACACCGACTGCGACCTGCTCATCACCGAGGACCGCCTCGCCGGCCTCGTCGACGGGCTCGACCTGGGCATCCCCGCCGGGCAGGTACGCAACATCGACTCCCCGGAGTACGCCGCCTGGCTGGCCCGGCACGCCGGCGCGCCGGTGCCCACCGACGAGGTCGACCCCGGCGCCAACCTGCTGCTCCTGTTCTCCTCGGGCTCGACCGGGGCCCCCAAGGCGGTCATCTGCTCGCACAGGCGCCTCGCCGCGGTCTCCGAGGCGCTGCTGGCCCGCACCGAGCTGACCCGCGACTCGGTCAGCTACCTGTCGATGCCGCTGTTCCACGGCAACGCCGTCATGCTCAACCTCGGGCCCGCCATGGTCTGCGGCGCGACGATCTGCATGGTCCGCAGGTTCTCCGCGTCCGGCTTCGTGCGCGACGTGCACGAGCACGGCGTCACCTACTTCAACTACGTCGGCCGGGCCCTCGCCTACGTGCTGGCCCAGCCGGTCGACCCGCGCGACGCGACGAGCACGCTGCGTCGCGCCGTCGGCACCGAAGCCTCGGCCGCCGACATCGCCCGCTTCACCCGGCGCTTCGGCGCCGTCATCTCCGAGGGCTACGGCTCCAGCGAGGGCGTCATGCGGATCAACCGCACCCCCGAGACGCCCGACGAGGCGCTCGGCGTGGCCGTCGCCGGCGCCGAGATCAAGGTCATGAACGAGGCCACCGGGCTGGAGTGCCCGCCGGCCAGGCTCGACGGGACCGGACGGCTCGTCAACGCCGAGGAGGCCATCGGCCAGCTCGTCGGAGTCGGCATGGCTGCCCGGTTCGAGGGCTACTACAAGAATCCCGAGGCCGCCGCCGAGCGGGTCCGCGGCGAGGACTTCTGGTCCGGGGACCTGGCCTACCGCGACGCCGACGGCTACTTCTACTTCGCCGGCCGCTCCTCGGACTGGATCCGCGTCGACAGCGAGAACTTCGCCGCCGGACCCGCCGAACGGATCATCGAGCGCTGGGACCGGGTGGCGGTCGCCCCCGTCTTCGCCGTGCCCGACCCGCGCACCGGCGACCAGGTCATGTGCGCGCTCCAACTGCGTGGCGGCGCCAGCTTCGACCCCGAGGCGTTCACCGCCTTCCTCGACGAGCAGGCCGACCTCGGCACCAAGTGGCGGCCCCGCTTCGTGCGGATCGTCACCGAAATCCCCACCACGGGCAACAGCAAGGTCGCCAAGCAGGTCCTGCGCCGTGCCGCCTGGGTCACGACCGACCCCGTCTACGTCCGGGACGGCGCGTCCACCGCGTACCGCCCGCTCACGACGGCGGACGTCCAGGAACTCGAGAAACAGTTCGCCGACAACGGGCGCACCGCGCTCCTGCCGGCCACCTGA
- a CDS encoding bifunctional MaoC family dehydratase N-terminal/OB-fold nucleic acid binding domain-containing protein, with amino-acid sequence MSTTTRTPAPGTTDEDAFLARLREFVGLEATPTRHAQDAVNQAMIRHFVEAMGDENPVYVDEQAARATGREGVVAPPPMLSTWLMVGYRAHMAAAAGAAPDTPMARLLAILAEAGFVGVVATNDEHEYVRELRPGDEIKMATVIEDVSPRKTTGLGTGHFITTLRTYTDQDDEVVARQRFRILRFDPSGVRPAAPAAADPALRHKPFILRDNAFWFEAAAQRRLVIQACTDCGTLRHPPGPTCPSCHSYAWHEVEASGRGTVHSYVVSHHPKAPGYDYPLTVVLVDLEEGTRLVADFVGAADEVEIGMPVRVDWLDYDENLTLPRFRAATSASEPAEEEEN; translated from the coding sequence ATGAGCACCACGACGCGGACCCCGGCCCCCGGGACCACCGACGAGGATGCCTTCCTCGCCCGGCTGCGCGAGTTCGTCGGCCTCGAGGCCACGCCCACCCGCCACGCGCAGGACGCCGTCAACCAGGCGATGATCCGCCACTTCGTCGAGGCGATGGGCGACGAGAACCCCGTCTACGTCGACGAGCAGGCCGCCCGTGCCACCGGCCGCGAGGGTGTCGTCGCCCCGCCGCCGATGCTGTCCACCTGGCTCATGGTCGGCTACAGGGCCCACATGGCCGCCGCCGCGGGCGCCGCGCCGGACACCCCCATGGCCCGGCTGCTCGCGATCCTCGCCGAGGCCGGTTTCGTCGGGGTCGTCGCGACCAACGACGAGCACGAGTACGTGCGCGAGCTGCGCCCGGGCGACGAGATCAAGATGGCGACGGTCATCGAGGACGTCTCCCCGCGCAAGACCACGGGCCTGGGCACCGGCCACTTCATCACGACGCTGCGCACCTACACCGACCAGGACGACGAGGTCGTGGCTCGCCAGCGCTTCCGCATCCTGCGCTTCGACCCGTCCGGCGTCAGGCCCGCCGCTCCGGCCGCCGCCGACCCGGCGCTGCGGCACAAGCCGTTCATCCTGCGCGACAACGCCTTCTGGTTCGAGGCCGCCGCACAGCGTCGCCTCGTCATCCAGGCCTGCACCGACTGCGGCACGCTGCGCCACCCACCCGGCCCGACCTGCCCTTCCTGCCACTCGTACGCGTGGCACGAGGTCGAGGCGAGCGGACGGGGCACGGTGCACAGCTACGTCGTCAGCCACCACCCGAAGGCTCCCGGGTACGACTACCCGCTCACCGTCGTGCTCGTCGACCTCGAGGAGGGCACGCGCCTCGTCGCCGACTTCGTCGGGGCCGCCGACGAGGTCGAGATCGGCATGCCCGTGCGGGTCGACTGGCTCGACTACGACGAGAACCTCACCCTGCCGCGTTTCCGGGCCGCGACCTCCGCATCGGAGCCCGCCGAAGAGGAGGAGAACTGA
- a CDS encoding ABC transporter substrate-binding protein: MGVKNKARRRVVALIAVGALAVAGCSSPESSGTNGAGQGEIDTSAVLKFASAGPLRDLDPAVQTSYGAWGYLFLVWDRLTMLDKDDKIVPGLAKEWNFVEDGSVLELKLRDDVKFHDGTPFDAEAVKVNIERGKTLAASTLKSELADIESVEVVDKTTVRLKLIKGKGVQLPASFTGTAGMMVSPKAITDGVDIKNKPGTAGSGPYIATELVPQEKLVLKRADSYWDPNVGRLGGIELQRVPDAAARLNGLQSGQVDLAPLSSAGEIATVEKIVTPGSGLQQHQVKFKNLVGVYLRATKGDVAKPEVRQAIAHAVDPAAISALFSGYCTPTRQLVGETDPSRIPNYTYPYEFSVDKAKALVQQAGGAKVSITFAAGTNAEQPANVVQASLKAIGIDATLNPVPNTENEPRFIAGDFELMVATSWSPKADPAATVNTYLLNTYKLAADPSLVAAKAAEAGNPALLMDKRAPLYHDIWKTTLEQAWYVPLCNQTNATVAKGNVVGFDNIPMSNIGIWDLRNIAVRK; encoded by the coding sequence ATGGGCGTCAAGAACAAGGCCAGGCGACGCGTGGTCGCGCTGATCGCCGTCGGGGCCCTCGCCGTGGCCGGCTGCAGCTCACCGGAGAGCTCCGGCACCAACGGCGCTGGCCAGGGCGAGATCGACACCTCGGCCGTGCTCAAGTTCGCGTCGGCGGGTCCGCTGCGCGACCTCGACCCGGCCGTCCAGACGAGCTACGGCGCCTGGGGCTACCTGTTCCTCGTCTGGGACCGGCTGACCATGCTCGACAAGGACGACAAGATCGTCCCGGGCCTGGCCAAGGAGTGGAACTTCGTCGAGGACGGCAGCGTCCTCGAGCTCAAGCTGCGTGACGACGTGAAGTTCCACGACGGCACACCGTTCGACGCCGAGGCCGTCAAGGTCAACATCGAGCGCGGCAAGACCCTCGCGGCCTCGACCCTGAAGAGCGAACTCGCCGACATCGAGTCGGTCGAGGTCGTCGACAAGACGACCGTGCGCCTCAAGCTCATCAAGGGCAAGGGCGTCCAGCTCCCCGCCTCCTTCACCGGCACGGCCGGCATGATGGTCAGCCCGAAGGCCATCACCGACGGCGTCGACATCAAGAACAAGCCCGGCACCGCCGGCTCCGGCCCGTACATCGCCACCGAGCTCGTGCCCCAGGAGAAGCTCGTCCTCAAGCGGGCCGACAGCTACTGGGACCCGAACGTCGGACGCCTCGGCGGCATCGAGCTTCAGCGCGTGCCCGACGCCGCCGCCCGCCTCAACGGCCTGCAGAGCGGCCAGGTCGACCTGGCCCCGCTCAGCTCGGCCGGTGAGATCGCCACGGTCGAGAAGATCGTCACCCCGGGCAGCGGCCTGCAGCAGCACCAGGTCAAGTTCAAGAACCTCGTCGGCGTCTACCTGCGCGCCACGAAGGGCGACGTCGCCAAGCCCGAGGTCCGCCAGGCGATCGCCCACGCGGTCGACCCGGCGGCGATCAGCGCGCTCTTCAGCGGCTACTGCACGCCGACGCGCCAGCTCGTCGGCGAGACGGACCCGAGCCGCATCCCGAACTACACCTACCCGTACGAGTTCAGCGTCGACAAGGCCAAGGCCCTGGTGCAGCAGGCCGGCGGCGCCAAGGTGTCCATCACCTTCGCCGCGGGCACGAACGCCGAGCAGCCGGCGAACGTGGTGCAGGCGTCGCTGAAGGCCATCGGCATCGACGCGACGCTCAACCCCGTGCCCAACACCGAGAACGAGCCGCGCTTCATCGCCGGTGACTTCGAGCTGATGGTCGCCACGTCGTGGAGCCCGAAGGCCGACCCGGCGGCGACGGTGAACACGTACCTGCTGAACACCTACAAGCTCGCCGCGGACCCCTCGCTCGTCGCGGCCAAGGCAGCCGAGGCCGGCAACCCCGCGTTGTTGATGGACAAGCGCGCCCCGCTGTACCACGACATCTGGAAGACGACCCTCGAGCAGGCCTGGTACGTGCCGCTGTGCAACCAGACCAACGCGACCGTCGCGAAGGGGAACGTCGTCGGCTTCGACAACATCCCGATGTCGAACATCGGCATCTGGGACCTGCGCAACATCGCGGTCAGGAAGTGA